A stretch of Oncorhynchus mykiss isolate Arlee chromosome 26, USDA_OmykA_1.1, whole genome shotgun sequence DNA encodes these proteins:
- the LOC110506615 gene encoding uncharacterized protein LOC110506615 encodes MVFHAKALEVYTHTFQNLDSMDIDKDLEVRHTHTFQNLDSMDIDKDLEVRHTHTFQNLDSMDIDKDLEVRHTHTFQNLDSMDIDKDPEVRHTHTFQNLDSMDIDKDPEVRHIHTFQNLDSMDIDKDLEVRHTHTFQNLDSMDIDKDPEVRHTHTFQNLDSMDIDKDPEVRHTHTFQNLDSMDIDKDPEVRHTHTFQNLDSMDIDKDLEVRHPHTFQNLDSMDIDKHLEVRHTHTFQNLDSMDIDKDLEVRHTHTFQNLDSMDIDKDLELFTGRIRVSDGPLDNQTLLPSSMAHQPSPTLVSSLKHTAESAKKSRSSILQRQRGVEEEEEDEEEEDASLHTHVHTHIQIAV; translated from the exons atggtgttccATGCCAAGGCTCTTGAGGtctacacacacaccttccagaaCCTGGACAGCATGGACATAGACAAAGACCtggaggttagacacacacacaccttccagaaCCTGGACAGCATGGACATAGACAAAGACCtggaggttagacacacacacaccttccagaaCCTGGACAGCATGGACATAGACAAAGACCtggaggttagacacacacacaccttccagaaCCTGGACAGCATGGACATAGACAAAGACCCggaggttagacacacacacaccttccagaaCCTGGACAGCATGGACATAGACAAAGACCCGGAGGTTAGACACATACACACCTTCCAGAACCTGGACAGCATGGACATAGACAAAGACCtggaggttagacacacacacaccttccagaaCCTGGACAGCATGGACATAGACAAAGACCCggaggttagacacacacacaccttccagaaCCTGGACAGCATGGACATAGACAAAGACCCggaggttagacacacacacaccttccagaaCCTGGACAGCATGGACATAGACAAAGACCCggaggttagacacacacacaccttccagaaCCTGGACAGCATGGACATAGACAAAGACCTGGAGGTTAGACACCCACACACCTTCCAGAACCTGGACAGCATGGACATAGACAAACACCtggaggttagacacacacacaccttccagaaCCTGGACAGCATGGACATAGACAAAGACCtggaggttagacacacacacaccttccagaaCCTGGACAGCATGGACATAGACAAAGACCTGGAG CTGTTCACTGGGAGGATCAGGGTGTCTGACGGCCCTCTGGACAACCAGACCCTGCTGCCCTCCTCTATGGCCCACCAGCCTAGTCCCACCCTGGTCTCCAGCCTCAAACACACTGCTGAATCAGCCAAGAAG TCCCGTAGCAGCATCCTACAGCGCcagaggggtgtagaggaggaggaggaggatgaagaggaggaggatgcgtctcttcacacacatgtacacacacacattcagatagCCGTATAG